TTTTTTGCGGTTGGCCACGGCGCTCAGGATTTTAATGAGCAGGTAAAACAGGATCAGCGCCACAAACACGCCGCCCAGGCCCATGCCCATCAGATACCAGCCCAACGTGATTTCCGTCATTGCTATCTACCTCCTTAACCCAGCAGCGTCAGCAGCCAGGGCACCACCGAGAGCACCAGGCCACCGGCCACCACCGAGCCCAGCTGGCCGGCCACATTCGCGCCCGCCGCCTGCATCAGGATAAAATTGGAGGGATCGTCCTCCTTGGCCATGCGCTGCACGATGCGCGAGGCCATGGGGAACGCGGAGATGCCCGCCGCGCCCACCATGGGATTGATTTTTTTCTTGGAGAATACGTTGATCAGCTTGGCAAAGAGCACGCCGCCCGCCGTATCAAAGACAAAGGCGACCAGGCCCAGCGCGAGGATGACCAGCGTCTGCCACTGCAGAAACTGCGCGTAGTGCATGGTGGCGCCGATGGTGATGCCCAACAGCAACGTGACGATGTTGCTCAGCTCGTTCTGCGCCGCCTTGGTCAGGCGCTCCACCACGCCCGCCTCGCGCAGCAGGTTGCCAAACATCAAAAGGCCGATCAGCGGCGCGCTGATGGGCGCAATCACCGCCGCGATGATGGTCACTGCGATGGGGAAGACGATCATGATCCACTTGGGCGTGTTCACGCTGGAATACTCCATGTGGATCATGCGCTCCTTTTTGGTGGTCAGCGCGCGGATGACGGGGGGCTGGATGATGGGCACCAGCGCCATGTACGAGTAGGCCGCCACCGATATGGGGCCGAGCAGATCCGGCGCGAACTGGGAGGCCACCACGATGGAGGTGGGCCCATCCGCCGCGCCGATGATGCCGATGGCCGCGGCGCTCTTTAAGTCAAAGCCCAGCTGCGGGAACAGCGCGCCGATGCCCAGCACCGCCAGGATGGTAAAAAAGATGCCAAACTGCGCCGCCGCGCCGAAAAAGATCATTTTGGGCGAGGAAAACAGCGGCCGGAAATCCGTCATCGCGCCGATGCCAATAAAGATCAACACCGGAAACAGCTCTGTCAAAATGCCCGCGTTGTAGAGCATCTGCAGCACGCCCGGCGCCTCATGCTGCACCCACACCATGTTCAGCGGCAGGTTGGCCAGTATCGCGCCGAAGCCGATGGGCAGCAGCAGCATCGGCTCGTAGTCCTTTGCAATCGCAAGGTAAATCAGCACCCCTGCGATGGCGTACATGATGAGGAACTCCCAGTGGAATTCCAGCACGCCCTCAAATACCTTAGAAAACCCTTGCATACCTCTCGTCTCCTACCTCCCTATGTGATGCGCCGGGCTTGTCCCACCGCCGGCGCCAGCCCGTCTCCGCGCACAAACCGGGGCGCGATCAGGCGTACAGGCTTTGTTCGGTCAACGGTTCTTGATGGCCACGCGCTCCAACAGGTTGGCCACATCCTCGCAGGCATCGAGCACATCCTCCATGTAGCCGTAGACTTCCTTCCATTTGAGCGTGTGGAGCATATCCGCGCGCGGGTTGGCAAACAGGTTGCGCACGCTTGCGCGGTAGAGGCGGTCCCCCTCCTCCTCGCAGCGGTTGACCTGGATGATGCACTCGCTGAGGCGCTTGGCGTTCTTGAAGCGCTCAAACTCCTTGACCGCCACGCAGAGCGCCTCGCAGCTGGTGACGATCATGTGCGTCATGTCCGCCGCGGCCGCGTCGATCTTCTGCACCACCAGCATGTCAAAGGCGTTGGCCACGTCCTCCACCGCGTCGGTAATGCTGTCAATGCCGTTGCCGATATCCAGAATGTCCTCGCGATCCAGCGGCGTGATAAAGGCCGCGTTGACCTCCTGGATCATTCTGTGCAATAGTTTATCACAATCATGTTCGATCGTGTGGATATCCTCCGCCTTTTGGGACACATCGGTAAAATTGTGTACCAGGTCGTCCAGCTGCATCGCAGCGCGGTGGGCGCACACGCTCATCTCATAGAGCAGCGTAAAGTAGTTGGTGTCCTTTTTACGTGTCATTGCCATCGTCTCTATCCCTCTTCCTTAAAACAGATGCATAAACAGTTTTGCCATGCCAAAGCCAATCAATCCGCAGCCCGGGAAGGTCAGCACCCAGGCCCAGATCATCTCGCCGGCAACGCTCCAGTTGACGCTTGACAGCCTGCGTGATGCGCCCACGCCCATAATCGCGGTCGTTTTTGTGTGGGTGGTGGAGACCGGAAGGCCGGTCAGCGACGCAAGCAGCAGGCTGATGCTCGCCGCAAGGTCGGAGGCAAAGCCCTGGTACTTCTGCAGCTTGACCATGTCCATGCCCACGGTTTTGATGATGCGCCCGCCGCCCACCAGGGTGCCCAGGCCCATCACCGCCGAGCAGAGTAGCATCACCCAGATGGGGATGTTGAACGCGCCCGAAGCGTTTTTCTCGGCATAGCCATTGAGAAACATGGCCAGCATGAAGACGCCCATGAACTTCTGCCCGTCCTGCGCGCCGTGCAAAAAGGCCATCAGCGCCGCAGAGGACGCCTGGCCGCCCGCAAAAAAGCGCTCGGTCCTGCGCCTGTCCATATGGCGGCAGATGCGCTCGATGACGCGCGTGATGACGAAGCCGCCACCAAAGCCCAGCACTGTCGATACCCCCAGGCCGATGAGCACCTTGGACCATTC
Above is a window of Maliibacterium massiliense DNA encoding:
- a CDS encoding sodium ion-translocating decarboxylase subunit beta — translated: MQGFSKVFEGVLEFHWEFLIMYAIAGVLIYLAIAKDYEPMLLLPIGFGAILANLPLNMVWVQHEAPGVLQMLYNAGILTELFPVLIFIGIGAMTDFRPLFSSPKMIFFGAAAQFGIFFTILAVLGIGALFPQLGFDLKSAAAIGIIGAADGPTSIVVASQFAPDLLGPISVAAYSYMALVPIIQPPVIRALTTKKERMIHMEYSSVNTPKWIMIVFPIAVTIIAAVIAPISAPLIGLLMFGNLLREAGVVERLTKAAQNELSNIVTLLLGITIGATMHYAQFLQWQTLVILALGLVAFVFDTAGGVLFAKLINVFSKKKINPMVGAAGISAFPMASRIVQRMAKEDDPSNFILMQAAGANVAGQLGSVVAGGLVLSVVPWLLTLLG
- a CDS encoding OadG family protein produces the protein MTEITLGWYLMGMGLGGVFVALILFYLLIKILSAVANRKKSEG
- a CDS encoding DUF47 family protein; the protein is MAMTRKKDTNYFTLLYEMSVCAHRAAMQLDDLVHNFTDVSQKAEDIHTIEHDCDKLLHRMIQEVNAAFITPLDREDILDIGNGIDSITDAVEDVANAFDMLVVQKIDAAAADMTHMIVTSCEALCVAVKEFERFKNAKRLSECIIQVNRCEEEGDRLYRASVRNLFANPRADMLHTLKWKEVYGYMEDVLDACEDVANLLERVAIKNR
- a CDS encoding inorganic phosphate transporter gives rise to the protein MNIAFITSIVLVLAVVFVNGWTDAPNAIGTAVATRVLRPRAAILMAVVCNFLGVLLMTAVNAQVAETISKMVDFGAAGHEALITLTAAMVAIVVWATAAWFFGIPTSESHALIAGLTGAALALGGFSAINMGEWSKVLIGLGVSTVLGFGGGFVITRVIERICRHMDRRRTERFFAGGQASSAALMAFLHGAQDGQKFMGVFMLAMFLNGYAEKNASGAFNIPIWVMLLCSAVMGLGTLVGGGRIIKTVGMDMVKLQKYQGFASDLAASISLLLASLTGLPVSTTHTKTTAIMGVGASRRLSSVNWSVAGEMIWAWVLTFPGCGLIGFGMAKLFMHLF